In Streptomyces canus, one DNA window encodes the following:
- a CDS encoding ABC transporter permease: MADTQAPPVKHVRVPEARAARTVLLRRARELALVPALLLLMVLGAFVNDSFLTERNLISILGASAALAMVVLAESLVLITGKFDLSLESVVGIAPAVGALLVLPAAQSGWGTEFPAVLALLAVLVVGAAVGAFNGILVVKFKLNAFIVTLAMLIVLRGLLVGATKGKTLFGMPDSFYSLATTTFLNVPMSVWLAAAAFAVTGFVLKYHRIGRSLYAIGGNADAARAAGIRVERVMLGVFVVAGVLASVGGIMQTGYVGAISANQGQNMIFTVFAAAVIGGISLDGGKGTMFGALTGVLLLGVVQNLLTLAQVPSFWIQAIYGGIILVALMIARVTTGRAQD, from the coding sequence ATGGCTGACACCCAGGCTCCGCCGGTGAAGCACGTGCGGGTGCCCGAGGCGCGGGCAGCCCGGACGGTCCTGCTGCGCCGCGCCCGCGAACTCGCCCTCGTCCCGGCCCTGTTGCTGCTCATGGTCCTCGGCGCGTTCGTGAACGACTCGTTCCTCACCGAGCGCAACCTGATCTCCATCCTCGGCGCCTCGGCCGCCCTCGCCATGGTGGTGCTCGCCGAGTCCCTCGTCCTGATCACCGGCAAGTTCGACCTCTCTCTGGAGTCGGTCGTCGGCATCGCGCCCGCCGTGGGCGCGCTCCTCGTCCTGCCCGCGGCCCAGTCCGGCTGGGGCACCGAGTTCCCGGCCGTCCTCGCCCTGCTCGCGGTCCTCGTCGTCGGCGCGGCCGTCGGCGCCTTCAACGGCATCCTGGTCGTGAAGTTCAAGCTCAACGCGTTCATCGTGACGCTCGCGATGCTGATCGTGCTGCGCGGACTGCTCGTCGGCGCCACCAAGGGCAAGACCCTGTTCGGCATGCCGGACAGCTTCTACTCCCTGGCCACCACGACCTTCCTGAACGTCCCCATGTCCGTGTGGCTCGCCGCGGCCGCCTTCGCCGTCACCGGCTTCGTCCTGAAGTACCACCGCATCGGCCGCTCCCTGTACGCCATCGGCGGCAACGCCGACGCGGCCCGCGCCGCAGGCATCCGCGTCGAGCGGGTGATGCTCGGCGTGTTCGTCGTGGCCGGCGTCCTCGCCTCCGTCGGCGGCATCATGCAGACCGGCTACGTCGGCGCGATCAGCGCCAACCAGGGCCAGAACATGATCTTCACGGTGTTCGCGGCCGCGGTGATCGGCGGCATCAGCCTCGACGGCGGCAAGGGCACCATGTTCGGCGCCCTGACCGGCGTACTCCTGCTGGGTGTCGTCCAGAATCTGCTGACACTCGCCCAGGTGCCGTCCTTCTGGATCCAGGCCATCTACGGCGGAATCATCCTGGTCGCCCTCATGATCGCCCGTGTGACGACGGGGCGCGCCCAGGACTGA
- a CDS encoding sugar ABC transporter ATP-binding protein, producing MSSPLVEAQGVVKRYGPTTALADGRLTVLPGESHALVGRNGAGKSTLVTILTGLQAPDEGTVRFDGEPAPPLADRDAWRSKVACVYQKPTVVPELTVAENLFINRQPLHRGFISWRGLRTRAAELLDTWDVRVDPEARTADLKVEDRQMVEIARALSFGARFIVLDEPTAQLDKREIERLFGRMRALQDSGVTFLFISHHLQEVYEVCQTVTVLRDARWITTAPVADMPRAALIEAMAGETIAEQAVQLREVEETAPVLLDVRGLTSDAYDNVDLTVRRGEVVGLAGISGSGKIELAESFTGLHTPTSGTARLDGRPLPFGDVQASLGAGVGFVPRDRHAQGLVFGMTIGDNATLSVLDRLGRYGFVGTDRKRGFATELIDRLDIHTEGPDQPVSDLSGGNAQKVVMARALASDPRLLVLINPTAGVDVKSKESLLSRVDTAREDGTAVLVVSDELDDLRRCDRVLVLFHGRVVAEHPAGWRDHELIASIEGVDHHG from the coding sequence ATGAGCAGCCCACTCGTGGAAGCCCAGGGGGTCGTCAAACGGTACGGCCCCACGACCGCCCTCGCCGACGGCCGTCTCACCGTCCTGCCCGGCGAGTCCCACGCCCTCGTCGGCCGCAACGGCGCGGGCAAGTCCACCCTCGTCACGATCCTCACCGGTCTCCAGGCCCCCGACGAGGGCACCGTCCGCTTCGACGGCGAGCCCGCGCCACCCCTCGCCGACCGGGACGCCTGGCGGAGCAAGGTCGCCTGCGTCTACCAGAAGCCCACCGTCGTACCCGAGTTGACGGTCGCCGAGAACCTCTTCATCAACCGGCAGCCCCTGCACCGCGGGTTCATCAGCTGGCGTGGGCTGAGGACCCGGGCCGCCGAGCTCCTCGACACCTGGGACGTGCGCGTCGACCCGGAGGCGCGCACCGCCGACCTCAAGGTCGAGGACCGCCAAATGGTGGAGATCGCCAGGGCATTGAGTTTCGGCGCCCGCTTCATCGTCCTCGACGAGCCGACCGCACAGCTCGACAAGCGGGAGATCGAGCGGCTCTTCGGCCGGATGCGCGCACTCCAGGACTCCGGCGTCACCTTCCTGTTCATCTCGCACCACCTCCAGGAGGTGTACGAGGTGTGCCAGACGGTGACGGTCCTCAGGGACGCCCGCTGGATCACCACGGCCCCGGTCGCCGACATGCCCCGGGCGGCCCTGATCGAGGCCATGGCCGGCGAGACCATCGCCGAACAGGCCGTACAGCTCAGGGAGGTCGAGGAGACCGCCCCCGTGCTCCTCGACGTCCGCGGCCTCACCTCCGACGCCTACGACAACGTCGACCTCACCGTGCGCCGCGGTGAGGTCGTCGGACTCGCCGGCATCAGCGGCAGCGGCAAGATCGAGCTGGCCGAGTCGTTCACCGGACTGCACACCCCGACGAGCGGAACGGCCCGACTCGACGGCAGGCCGCTGCCGTTCGGCGACGTACAGGCGAGCCTCGGGGCGGGAGTCGGCTTCGTCCCGCGGGACCGGCACGCACAGGGCCTGGTCTTCGGCATGACCATCGGCGACAACGCCACGCTCAGTGTCCTGGACCGACTCGGCCGCTACGGTTTCGTCGGCACCGACCGTAAGCGCGGCTTCGCCACCGAACTGATCGACCGGCTCGACATCCACACCGAGGGCCCCGACCAGCCCGTCTCCGACCTCTCCGGCGGCAACGCGCAGAAGGTCGTCATGGCCCGCGCCCTGGCTTCCGACCCGCGCCTGCTCGTCCTCATCAACCCCACCGCGGGCGTCGACGTGAAGTCCAAGGAATCCCTGCTCTCCCGCGTGGACACCGCCCGCGAGGACGGCACCGCGGTCCTCGTCGTCTCCGACGAACTCGACGACCTGCGCCGCTGCGACCGCGTCCTCGTCCTCTTCCACGGCCGCGTGGTCGCCGAGCACCCGGCCGGCTGGCGCGACCACGAGCTGATCGCCTCCATCGAAGGAGTGGACCACCATGGCTGA
- a CDS encoding sugar ABC transporter substrate-binding protein, translated as MPGRTVGKRNRFRIIGAVAAAASASLVLAACGSTKDTGSSGAEGGDGSGKVGVILPLLTSPFWQSYNDYVPKMAKSEGVDTLKTVNSNSDPSQQITDINNELNQGVKGLVVAPLDSAAIEAGLDQAERKGVPVVAVDVAPDKGKVAMVVRANNVSYGEKACQYLGEQIPSGKVVQIMGDLASVNGRDRSEAFRACVKKNFPKLKVLEIPAKWESDAAASQLGTLLNANPDIKGIYMQAGGVYLAPTLQTLKSKGMLKKAGQAGHITIVSNDGIPQEYDAIRKGEIDATVSQPADLYAKYGMYYIKAAMQGKTFKPGPTDHDSTIVKLPSGILEDQLPAPLVTKDNVDDPKLWGNTVK; from the coding sequence ATGCCCGGCAGAACAGTGGGGAAGCGGAACAGGTTTCGGATCATCGGCGCGGTGGCCGCGGCCGCGAGCGCCTCACTCGTGCTCGCCGCGTGCGGCAGCACCAAGGACACCGGCAGCTCCGGCGCCGAAGGAGGCGACGGGTCCGGCAAGGTGGGCGTGATCCTGCCGCTGCTGACCTCGCCGTTCTGGCAGTCGTACAACGACTACGTGCCCAAGATGGCCAAGTCCGAGGGGGTGGACACGCTGAAGACCGTCAACTCCAACAGCGACCCCTCCCAGCAGATCACCGACATCAACAACGAGCTCAACCAGGGCGTGAAGGGTCTGGTCGTCGCCCCGCTCGACAGCGCCGCCATCGAGGCCGGCCTCGACCAGGCCGAGCGCAAGGGCGTCCCGGTCGTCGCGGTCGACGTGGCCCCCGACAAGGGCAAGGTCGCCATGGTCGTACGGGCGAACAACGTCTCGTACGGCGAGAAGGCCTGCCAGTACCTCGGGGAGCAGATCCCCTCCGGCAAGGTCGTGCAGATCATGGGCGACCTCGCCTCGGTCAACGGCCGCGACCGCTCCGAGGCCTTCCGGGCCTGTGTGAAGAAGAACTTCCCGAAGCTGAAGGTGCTGGAGATCCCCGCCAAGTGGGAGTCCGACGCGGCCGCCTCGCAGCTGGGCACCCTCCTGAACGCCAACCCCGACATCAAGGGCATCTACATGCAGGCCGGCGGCGTCTACCTCGCCCCGACCCTGCAGACCCTCAAGTCCAAGGGGATGCTGAAGAAGGCCGGGCAGGCGGGCCACATCACCATCGTCTCCAACGACGGCATCCCGCAGGAGTACGACGCCATCCGCAAGGGCGAGATCGACGCCACCGTCTCCCAGCCCGCCGACCTGTACGCCAAGTACGGCATGTACTACATCAAGGCGGCGATGCAGGGGAAGACCTTCAAGCCCGGCCCGACCGACCACGACTCCACGATCGTCAAGCTGCCCAGCGGCATCCTGGAGGACCAGCTGCCCGCGCCCCTGGTCACCAAGGACAACGTCGACGACCCCAAGCTGTGGGGCAACACGGTCAAATGA
- a CDS encoding FadR/GntR family transcriptional regulator produces MDETAPQKGTVTQRAIEQIKAMIGEGRLEPGQRLPTERDLAVQLGLSRSSMREAIRALTVMGVLEARHGSGIYVTQLEAGDLLETFGVVADLSRGPRLVELLEVRRVLESTATALAAARITPDQLAEVEKHLAAMNATDDPEEILAHDLAFHREIAVAAGNDTMAAILEGLSSRTFRARVWRGYQEEGAFERTRREHAAIHRALIAHDPEAARAAAAAHVGEVEEWLRAQLGG; encoded by the coding sequence GTGGACGAGACAGCTCCGCAGAAGGGCACCGTGACGCAGCGCGCCATCGAGCAGATCAAGGCGATGATCGGCGAGGGCCGGCTGGAGCCCGGCCAGCGGCTGCCGACCGAGCGTGATCTGGCCGTCCAGCTGGGCCTCTCCCGCAGTTCGATGCGGGAGGCGATCCGGGCGCTGACGGTGATGGGCGTCCTGGAGGCCCGGCACGGCTCGGGCATCTACGTCACCCAGCTGGAGGCGGGTGACCTGCTGGAGACCTTCGGCGTGGTCGCCGACCTGTCCCGGGGCCCGCGTCTGGTGGAGCTGCTCGAGGTGCGCCGCGTCCTCGAATCGACGGCGACCGCGCTGGCCGCCGCCCGCATCACGCCCGACCAGCTGGCCGAGGTCGAGAAACACCTCGCGGCGATGAACGCCACCGACGACCCGGAGGAGATCCTCGCCCACGACCTGGCCTTCCACCGCGAGATCGCGGTGGCGGCCGGCAACGACACGATGGCGGCGATCCTGGAGGGCCTGTCGTCGCGCACCTTCCGGGCGCGGGTGTGGCGCGGCTACCAGGAGGAGGGCGCGTTCGAGCGCACGCGGCGCGAGCACGCCGCGATCCACCGGGCCCTGATCGCCCACGACCCGGAGGCGGCCCGGGCGGCGGCGGCCGCGCATGTGGGCGAGGTGGAGGAGTGGCTGCGGGCACAGCTCGGGGGGTGA
- a CDS encoding alpha-mannosidase: MHDDRSLVEARLRRVLDERLRPAVYPESVPLDVAVWHAPDEPVPVAEGLAAEPEPIAVGARWGAPWGTSWFRVTGTVPEAWAGKTVEALLDLGFDENMPGFQCEGLVYRPDGTPVKGLNPRNQWVRIGAPVEGGEEVRLHIEAASNPVILDYHPFLPTRLGDKETAGGEPQYRLARMDLAVLDETVWQLVIDLEVLGELMAELPVESARRWEILRAVEKALDALDLQDVGGTAAQARSRLDSAFEAPAVPSAHRISAVGHAHIDSAWLWPLRETVRKVARTTSNMTALLDDEPEFVFAMSQAQQWAWVRDHRPEVWARVKKAVADGRFVPAGGMWVESDTNMPGSEAMARQFVHGKRFFLDEFGVENEEAWLPDTFGFAAGLPQIIRAAGSKWLLTQKISWSQTNKFPHHTFQWEGIDGTRIFTHFPPVDTYNCSMKGSEIAHAARNFKDKGVARHSLAPTGWGDGGGGTTREMVAKAARLRDLEGSATVAWETPKEFFTKAEAEYPEPPVWVGELYLELHRATLTSQARTKQGNRRSEHLLREAELWAATAAVRTGFSYPYEELDRIWKTVLLHQFHDILPGSSIAWVHREARRTYERLAEELNGIIDAAQRALAGEGTRELLFNSAPHGRDGVAAGGAGTAVVEGRTTVTERPGGGHVLDNGILRVEVDARGLAVSVYDIEADRETIAPGRAGNLLQLHPDFPNMWDAWDVDEFYRNTVTDLTDVDELAPEGHGVRIVRTFGGSRVTQVLSLGPGERRLLVDTEVDWHETEKFLKLAFPLDVHAERYASETQFGHFHRPTHTNTSWEAAKFEACNHRFVHLEEPGWGVAIVNDSTYGHDVTRTVRADGDHGTTTTVRVSLLRAPRFPDPETDQGVHRFRHALVPGAGIGDAVREGWRINLPEQVVQGAEAVAPLVTVDQEAVVITAVKLADDGSGDVVVRFHEAHGGRARATLTAGFEVAGVTATDLLERPSADAPSLRREGNEVALRLRPFELVTLRFTRA, translated from the coding sequence ATGCATGACGACCGCAGCCTGGTCGAAGCCCGCCTCAGGCGCGTCCTCGACGAGCGACTCCGCCCCGCCGTGTACCCCGAGTCCGTGCCGCTGGACGTGGCGGTGTGGCACGCGCCCGACGAGCCGGTGCCCGTCGCCGAGGGCCTCGCGGCCGAGCCGGAGCCCATCGCCGTGGGCGCCCGCTGGGGTGCTCCCTGGGGCACCAGCTGGTTCCGCGTCACCGGGACCGTCCCCGAGGCATGGGCCGGGAAGACCGTCGAGGCGCTCCTCGACCTCGGCTTCGACGAGAACATGCCCGGCTTCCAGTGCGAGGGCCTGGTCTACCGGCCCGACGGCACCCCGGTGAAGGGCCTCAACCCGCGCAACCAGTGGGTGCGGATCGGCGCGCCCGTCGAGGGCGGCGAGGAGGTGCGCCTGCACATCGAGGCCGCCTCCAACCCCGTCATCCTCGACTACCACCCCTTCCTGCCCACGCGGTTGGGCGACAAGGAGACCGCGGGCGGCGAACCGCAGTACCGGCTGGCACGCATGGACCTCGCCGTCCTCGACGAGACGGTGTGGCAGCTGGTGATCGACCTGGAGGTGCTCGGTGAGCTGATGGCCGAGCTGCCGGTGGAGTCGGCGCGGCGCTGGGAGATCCTGCGGGCGGTGGAGAAGGCACTGGACGCGCTGGACCTCCAGGACGTGGGCGGCACGGCGGCGCAGGCCCGTTCGCGGCTGGACAGTGCCTTCGAGGCGCCCGCCGTCCCCTCCGCCCACCGCATCAGCGCCGTGGGACACGCCCACATCGACTCGGCGTGGCTGTGGCCGCTGCGGGAGACCGTGCGCAAGGTCGCCCGGACGACCTCCAACATGACCGCGCTCCTCGACGACGAGCCGGAGTTCGTGTTCGCCATGTCCCAGGCCCAGCAGTGGGCCTGGGTCCGCGACCACCGGCCCGAGGTGTGGGCGCGGGTGAAGAAGGCCGTGGCGGACGGGCGGTTCGTGCCGGCCGGCGGCATGTGGGTGGAGTCGGACACCAACATGCCGGGCTCGGAGGCGATGGCCCGTCAGTTCGTACACGGCAAGCGGTTCTTCCTCGACGAGTTCGGCGTCGAGAACGAGGAGGCGTGGCTGCCCGACACGTTCGGCTTCGCGGCCGGACTGCCCCAGATCATCAGGGCGGCGGGCTCCAAGTGGCTGCTGACCCAGAAGATCTCCTGGTCCCAGACCAACAAGTTCCCCCACCACACCTTCCAGTGGGAGGGCATCGACGGCACCCGGATCTTCACGCACTTCCCGCCCGTCGACACCTACAACTGCTCCATGAAGGGCAGCGAAATCGCCCACGCGGCACGGAACTTCAAGGACAAGGGAGTCGCCCGGCACTCCCTCGCCCCCACCGGCTGGGGCGACGGAGGCGGCGGCACGACCCGCGAGATGGTCGCCAAGGCGGCCCGCCTCCGCGACCTCGAAGGCTCGGCGACCGTGGCCTGGGAGACCCCGAAGGAGTTCTTCACCAAGGCCGAGGCCGAGTACCCCGAACCGCCCGTCTGGGTGGGCGAGTTGTATCTCGAGCTGCACCGCGCGACCCTCACCAGCCAGGCGAGGACCAAGCAGGGCAACCGCCGCAGCGAACACCTGCTGCGGGAGGCCGAGCTGTGGGCGGCGACGGCGGCCGTACGGACGGGATTCTCTTACCCGTACGAGGAGTTGGACCGCATCTGGAAGACGGTGCTGCTCCACCAGTTCCACGACATCCTGCCGGGGTCGTCGATCGCCTGGGTGCACCGGGAGGCGCGGCGCACCTACGAGCGGCTCGCGGAGGAGCTGAACGGCATCATCGACGCGGCCCAGCGCGCCCTGGCGGGGGAGGGGACACGGGAACTGCTCTTCAATTCCGCACCCCATGGCCGTGACGGAGTCGCCGCGGGCGGCGCCGGAACCGCGGTCGTCGAGGGGCGGACGACGGTGACCGAGCGGCCCGGCGGCGGGCACGTCCTGGACAACGGCATCCTGCGGGTCGAGGTGGACGCCCGCGGCCTGGCCGTCTCCGTGTACGACATCGAGGCCGACCGGGAGACGATCGCACCGGGCCGTGCCGGCAACCTCCTCCAACTCCACCCGGACTTCCCGAACATGTGGGACGCCTGGGACGTCGACGAGTTCTACCGCAACACGGTCACGGATCTCACCGATGTGGACGAGCTAGCCCCCGAGGGGCACGGGGTGCGGATCGTGCGGACCTTCGGCGGTTCCCGCGTCACCCAGGTGCTGTCCCTCGGGCCCGGTGAGCGGCGGCTTCTCGTGGACACGGAGGTCGACTGGCACGAGACGGAGAAGTTCCTGAAGCTCGCCTTCCCGCTCGACGTGCACGCCGAACGGTACGCGTCGGAGACGCAGTTCGGGCACTTCCACCGGCCCACGCACACCAACACCTCATGGGAGGCGGCGAAGTTCGAGGCCTGCAACCACCGCTTCGTGCACCTGGAGGAACCGGGCTGGGGCGTGGCGATCGTCAACGACTCGACGTACGGGCATGACGTGACCCGTACGGTCCGGGCCGACGGCGACCATGGCACGACCACCACGGTCCGGGTGTCGCTGCTGCGGGCCCCGCGTTTCCCGGACCCGGAGACGGACCAGGGCGTCCACCGGTTCCGGCACGCGCTGGTGCCCGGGGCGGGCATCGGGGACGCGGTACGGGAGGGGTGGCGGATCAATCTGCCGGAGCAGGTCGTCCAGGGTGCCGAGGCGGTCGCCCCTCTGGTGACCGTCGACCAGGAGGCGGTGGTGATCACCGCGGTCAAACTGGCCGACGACGGCAGCGGCGACGTGGTGGTCCGCTTCCACGAGGCACACGGCGGGCGGGCCCGGGCCACCCTCACGGCGGGGTTCGAGGTCGCCGGGGTCACGGCGACGGATCTCCTGGAGCGCCCGTCGGCCGATGCCCCCTCGCTGCGGCGTGAGGGGAACGAGGTGGCCTTGCGACTGCGGCCGTTCGAGCTGGTCACGCTGCGGTTCACCAGGGCCTGA
- a CDS encoding endo-beta-N-acetylglucosaminidase, translating to MNPTRRTVLLAATAAALLPALPAKAAEATALQPYATYWYPDSLPSGSPGTGITWRSLKAWRAADDADLAFNAASVPLAARFTPTPANTTARAGQARIQSLVSFGPTSGNPSQGSATSDYYAFGHWAHVDELVFWGGSSGEGLILAPNAPIVDAAHRHGVPVLGNIFLPPVAYGGQLQWTRDLVQKDAAGRYPLAAQLVAVAAAHGFDGWFVNAETGGGDAALGADMLGFVRELKSLSAAHGQRVTWYDSMTVSGTVSWQGALNSRNQAFFEAADDMFVDFRWTAAGLESSGPLAQRLGRSRYELWAGVDVEAAGWNTSENWDAIVPAGKPHITSIGLYRPEWTRNHLPADQRSPEDFHAADDRFWTGRSLDPSRPDGTDGWRAPAVSVADRSTVTSVPFASVFNTGHGLRWYEEGAVTSDAAWNHLGLQDRLPSRQWVVRTEGSRPAVSFDFADAWRGGSSVLVSGSVDEPVTVDLYAARLPIGDGTVVELTHRTDAGAVGVELAVATAEPGAPGATPPYVHLPVTTGDGWHTSTVRLNGLSGTVHALGVRLTGSGSLTWRLGSLAVYDTPGTPAAPSGLRITAASGGDLRLAWNPAPGAVRHYTLHRLLPDGSRRFLGGTCQRAYFVGGLRPEQGERQARLELRAVGELYTSSDPVTVTHPW from the coding sequence GTGAATCCCACCAGACGCACGGTTCTGCTCGCCGCGACCGCGGCGGCGCTGCTGCCCGCCCTGCCGGCGAAGGCAGCGGAGGCGACCGCCCTCCAGCCGTACGCCACCTACTGGTACCCGGACTCCCTGCCCTCCGGCAGCCCCGGCACCGGCATCACCTGGCGCAGCCTCAAGGCCTGGCGGGCGGCCGACGACGCCGACCTCGCCTTCAACGCGGCCTCCGTACCGCTCGCCGCCCGCTTCACCCCGACCCCCGCGAACACGACGGCACGCGCAGGCCAGGCCCGCATCCAGTCGCTGGTCTCCTTCGGGCCCACGTCGGGCAACCCGTCGCAGGGCTCGGCGACGTCCGACTACTACGCCTTCGGGCACTGGGCCCACGTCGACGAACTGGTCTTCTGGGGCGGCTCGTCCGGCGAGGGACTGATCCTCGCGCCGAACGCCCCGATCGTGGACGCCGCCCACCGCCACGGCGTGCCCGTCCTCGGCAACATCTTCCTGCCGCCGGTCGCCTACGGCGGGCAGTTGCAGTGGACCCGGGACCTGGTGCAGAAGGACGCGGCCGGACGGTATCCACTGGCGGCTCAACTCGTCGCGGTCGCCGCCGCCCACGGCTTCGACGGGTGGTTCGTCAACGCCGAGACCGGGGGAGGAGACGCGGCTCTCGGGGCGGACATGCTGGGATTCGTCCGGGAGTTGAAGTCGCTCTCCGCCGCTCACGGGCAGCGGGTGACGTGGTACGACTCGATGACCGTGAGCGGGACGGTGAGCTGGCAGGGTGCGCTGAACAGCCGCAACCAGGCGTTCTTCGAGGCCGCCGACGACATGTTCGTCGACTTCCGGTGGACGGCGGCCGGTCTGGAGTCCTCGGGCCCCCTGGCGCAGCGACTGGGTCGCAGCCGCTACGAGTTGTGGGCCGGGGTGGACGTGGAGGCGGCCGGCTGGAACACGTCCGAGAACTGGGACGCGATCGTGCCGGCCGGCAAACCGCACATCACCTCGATCGGGCTGTACCGGCCGGAGTGGACCCGCAACCACCTGCCCGCGGACCAGCGGTCACCGGAGGACTTCCACGCCGCCGACGACCGCTTCTGGACGGGCCGGTCGCTCGATCCGTCCCGCCCCGACGGGACGGACGGCTGGCGCGCTCCGGCGGTGTCGGTCGCCGACCGGTCGACGGTCACCTCGGTGCCGTTCGCGAGCGTGTTCAACACCGGGCACGGGCTGCGCTGGTACGAGGAGGGCGCCGTCACGTCGGACGCGGCCTGGAACCACCTCGGGTTGCAGGACCGGTTGCCGTCGCGGCAGTGGGTGGTGCGGACGGAGGGCTCCCGGCCGGCCGTCTCCTTCGACTTCGCGGACGCCTGGCGAGGCGGAAGCAGTGTGCTCGTGAGTGGCTCGGTGGACGAGCCGGTCACCGTCGATCTGTATGCCGCGCGACTGCCGATCGGCGACGGCACGGTGGTCGAGCTGACCCACCGGACCGACGCGGGGGCGGTGGGCGTCGAGCTCGCCGTGGCCACCGCCGAGCCGGGCGCGCCGGGGGCGACACCGCCGTACGTCCATCTTCCGGTGACCACCGGCGACGGCTGGCACACCTCGACCGTACGGCTCAACGGCCTCTCCGGGACCGTCCACGCGCTCGGCGTGCGGCTCACCGGCAGCGGCTCGCTGACGTGGCGGCTCGGCTCTCTCGCGGTGTACGACACCCCCGGCACCCCCGCCGCACCCTCCGGCCTGCGGATCACCGCGGCCTCCGGCGGTGATCTGCGCCTCGCGTGGAACCCCGCTCCCGGCGCCGTACGCCACTACACCCTGCACCGGCTCCTGCCCGACGGCAGCCGGCGCTTCCTCGGCGGCACCTGTCAGCGGGCCTACTTCGTCGGCGGCCTCCGGCCCGAACAGGGCGAGCGGCAGGCGCGGTTGGAGCTGCGTGCCGTGGGGGAGCTGTACACGTCGTCGGACCCCGTGACCGTGACCCACCCCTGGTAA
- a CDS encoding glycoside hydrolase 5 family protein, translating to MPAAVRFGVNYTPSVGWFHHWLDFDLDPVRADLDSIAALGLDHIRVFPLWPYFQPNRTLIRERAVSDLVRLVDAAAERGLDVNVDGLQGHLSSFDFLPAWTRTWHRRNLFTDPEVVEGQAAYLRTLAAALADRPNFIGMTLGNEVNQFSAGPHPDPDRATSEQIDAWLTRMLAACEEGAPGRLHLHAEYDATWYQDDQPFTPAQAARHGAVTAVHSWVFNGTAQRHGRTSVPAEHHAAYLVELSKAWAEDPHRPVWLQEVGAPAPLVPPEHAAAFTEATVANALDCPDLWGITWWCSHDVSRELADFPELEYGLGLLTNDRKSKEAARVLERAARTGSHAPERRTTALVVPSAPASRSLCAPGGPVFDAYFRLVADGARPTTVLDTRAGDRDHLSARGITEVVTPDQVLPPFLWTERE from the coding sequence ATGCCTGCTGCCGTGCGCTTCGGCGTCAACTACACCCCGAGCGTCGGATGGTTCCACCACTGGCTCGACTTCGACCTCGACCCGGTCCGCGCCGACCTCGACTCGATCGCCGCCCTGGGTCTCGACCACATCCGGGTCTTCCCGCTGTGGCCCTACTTCCAGCCGAACCGCACCCTGATCCGGGAGCGGGCCGTCTCGGATCTCGTGCGGCTCGTCGACGCCGCCGCCGAACGCGGTCTCGACGTCAACGTCGACGGCCTGCAAGGCCACTTGAGCAGCTTCGACTTCCTGCCGGCCTGGACCCGGACCTGGCACCGGCGCAATCTCTTCACCGACCCGGAGGTCGTCGAGGGCCAGGCCGCCTATCTGCGCACGTTGGCGGCGGCGCTGGCGGACCGGCCCAACTTCATCGGCATGACCCTCGGCAACGAGGTCAACCAGTTCTCCGCGGGCCCGCATCCCGACCCCGACCGGGCCACGTCCGAGCAGATCGACGCCTGGCTCACCCGCATGCTCGCCGCCTGCGAGGAAGGTGCCCCGGGCCGACTGCACCTGCACGCCGAGTACGACGCCACCTGGTACCAGGACGACCAGCCCTTCACCCCCGCCCAGGCGGCCCGCCACGGTGCCGTCACCGCCGTGCACTCGTGGGTCTTCAACGGCACTGCCCAGCGGCACGGCCGCACCTCCGTCCCGGCCGAACACCACGCCGCCTACCTCGTCGAGCTCAGCAAGGCCTGGGCCGAGGACCCGCACCGGCCGGTCTGGCTCCAGGAGGTCGGCGCCCCCGCCCCGCTGGTGCCGCCCGAGCACGCCGCCGCCTTCACCGAGGCGACCGTGGCGAACGCCCTGGACTGCCCCGACCTGTGGGGCATCACCTGGTGGTGCTCCCACGACGTGTCCCGGGAACTGGCCGACTTCCCGGAACTGGAGTACGGGCTCGGCCTGTTGACCAACGACCGGAAGTCGAAGGAGGCGGCCCGGGTGCTGGAGCGGGCGGCGCGTACGGGCTCGCACGCGCCTGAACGTCGTACGACCGCGCTGGTCGTTCCCTCCGCCCCCGCCTCCCGTTCGCTCTGCGCGCCCGGCGGCCCCGTCTTCGACGCCTACTTCCGGCTGGTCGCCGACGGCGCCCGCCCCACCACCGTCCTCGACACCCGTGCCGGCGACCGGGACCACCTCTCCGCGCGCGGCATCACCGAGGTCGTCACACCCGATCAGGTACTCCCACCGTTCCTGTGGACTGAGCGGGAGTGA